CCATCATCCAGTATCTGCAACATGACATTGAACACATCAGGATGTGCCTTCTCTATTTCATCAAAGAGCACCACTGCATACGGTCTCCTTCTCACGGCTTCGGTGAGCTGTCCACCTTCATCATGGCCGATGTAACCTGGAGGTGCACCTATCATACGGGCCACTGTGTGTTTCTCCATATACTCGGACATGTCGATGCGTATTATGTTGTTCTCGTCATCGAAGAGTTCAGCCGCAAGGGCTTTGGCAAGTTCTGTCTTACCTACACCTGTAGGTCCCAGAAATATGAAGCTTCCAATGGGTCTCTTTGGGTCTTTGATACCTGCATAGGCACGGATCACCGAATCAGCTACTGCCTTTACAGCTTCTTTCTGACCTATGATGCGCTTGTGCAGGTTCTCTTCTATATGCACAAGCTTCTCGCGCTGTCCTTCCAGAAGCTTGGTAACAGGGATCTTCGTCCAGACTGAAACGACATCTGCAATATCCTCTTCACCCACTTCTTCGCTTAAGAGCATCTCATCCTGCGTTCTCTTAAGCGCTTCCTCTTCCTGAGCATACTGGTGCTGCAGGGGGATAAGGGTTCCATATTTCAGCTTTGAAGCCAGCTCCAGGTTGTTATCGTTCTCGGCAAGCTCAAGCTGCACCTTAGCATCTTCTATCTGTTGTTTGATGGAGTTGAGCTTGGCTATTGTTTCCTTTTCCTGGCTCCATCTTGCACGCATGGCATCGGACTCTGCACGGATGTCGGCAAGTTCCTTCTCCAAAGCTTCCAGGCGGTCCTTGGATGCTTCATCCTTTTCTTTCTTCAATGCCTCCTTTTCGATCTCAAGCTGCATTATCTTACGGTCGGCCTCATCCAGTTCCGCAGGCTTGCTGTCTATGGCAGTTCTCTTCTTTGCGGCAGCTTCGTCTACCAAGTCTATGGCTTTGTCGGGCAGGAACCTGTCCGCTATGTACCTGTGGCTCATGACAGCCGCGGCCACCAGAGCTGAGTCCTTGAGACGCACACCATGGTGCACTTCGTATTTTTCCTTAAGTCCACGCAGGATGGATATTGTATCTTCCACCGTAGGCTGTTCCACCATCACAGGCAGGAAACGGCGTTCCAGGGCTGCATCTTTTTCTATATACTTACGGTATTCGTTCAGCGTGGTAGCGCCTATACAATGCAGCTCACCGCGTGCCAGCATGGGCTTGAGCAGATTTCCGGCATCCATAGCTCCTTCTGTGGCCCCGGCCCCTACTATGGTGTGGAGTTCATCAATGAACAGGATTATCTGGCCTTCCGATTCCGCAACTTCTTTAAGCACAGCCTTAAGCCGCTCTTCAAACTCTCCCCTGAACTTGGCGCCTGCTATAAGCGCTCCCATATCAAGGGCAATGATGCGCTTCTCCTTCATGGCATCAGGTACATCTCTCTTTGCAATACGCTGTGCAAGTGCTTCGACTATGGCCGTCTTACCCACTCCTGCCTCACCGATGAGTACAGGGTTGTTCTTCCTGCGTCGGGAAAGGATCTCTATGGTACGCCTTATCTCCTGTTCCCTGCCGATCACAGGATCAAGTTTGCCCTGTGAAGCCAGCTCTGTGAAGTCGATACCATACTTCTTAAGCGGTTCCATTGTATCTTCCGGATTCTCTGAAGTAATGCGCCTACCCCCTCTTATTTCCTTGATGGCAGCAAGCAGGCGGTCCTTTGTGATGCCTTCTCCTGCAAGTATTTTACCTGCTATGGAATCCTTTTCCTCTGCGATCCCTATAAGCAGGTGTTCCACACTGACGAACTCATCCTGCATCTTGCCTGCTGTCTTGCTGGCAGAATCCAGCACTCTCCTGAGTGTCTGGGTCATATACACCTGCTCTCCTCCGGGACCGGATACTTGCGGCAGGCTT
This DNA window, taken from Methanomethylovorans hollandica DSM 15978, encodes the following:
- the clpB gene encoding ATP-dependent chaperone ClpB yields the protein MDLNRFTQKAQEAIQGSTTIAARYHNQQIDCEHLLLEMLEQTGGLVPTLLQKLDVDLDRITEKVEDKLASLPQVSGPGGEQVYMTQTLRRVLDSASKTAGKMQDEFVSVEHLLIGIAEEKDSIAGKILAGEGITKDRLLAAIKEIRGGRRITSENPEDTMEPLKKYGIDFTELASQGKLDPVIGREQEIRRTIEILSRRRKNNPVLIGEAGVGKTAIVEALAQRIAKRDVPDAMKEKRIIALDMGALIAGAKFRGEFEERLKAVLKEVAESEGQIILFIDELHTIVGAGATEGAMDAGNLLKPMLARGELHCIGATTLNEYRKYIEKDAALERRFLPVMVEQPTVEDTISILRGLKEKYEVHHGVRLKDSALVAAAVMSHRYIADRFLPDKAIDLVDEAAAKKRTAIDSKPAELDEADRKIMQLEIEKEALKKEKDEASKDRLEALEKELADIRAESDAMRARWSQEKETIAKLNSIKQQIEDAKVQLELAENDNNLELASKLKYGTLIPLQHQYAQEEEALKRTQDEMLLSEEVGEEDIADVVSVWTKIPVTKLLEGQREKLVHIEENLHKRIIGQKEAVKAVADSVIRAYAGIKDPKRPIGSFIFLGPTGVGKTELAKALAAELFDDENNIIRIDMSEYMEKHTVARMIGAPPGYIGHDEGGQLTEAVRRRPYAVVLFDEIEKAHPDVFNVMLQILDDGRLTDSKGRTVDFKNTLLIMTSNIFSGDLTKLLDVPDGTYRPEQGMPEVTHKEGHEYAQLQAKALNELGKYFRPEFLNRVDEIAIFHALRPDELVHIVDLKVADLVARLRDKRIQLEITDEAKQYLGRVGYSETFGARPLKRVIQNEVETKMAKLIVSGQIAEGSTVIVNVRDNQIVLDVVQKV